In one Mucilaginibacter sp. PAMB04168 genomic region, the following are encoded:
- a CDS encoding TolC family protein, translating to MNRLLTLVIILAFTSFAAPVSLMAQNSLVNEISEPYLEKLINTAKANYPHLKSLDNRITVAQTNVSRSKLSYLDALTFSYVYQPNTTFNLNTLAPTTTTGGTTGTANTNNQTSLFKGTQFGLFFNLGSYLQKPYAVKQAKQELAIANNDIQEYLITLSTQVKKRYYQYIQRVAALKLQSQASIDAENVMKDVKYKFEKGEETLDTYNKARLALTQQNQSKITAEADLFMAKADLEELLGEKLENIK from the coding sequence ATGAACAGATTACTTACCCTTGTTATTATTTTAGCTTTTACTTCTTTTGCCGCTCCGGTTAGCTTAATGGCCCAAAATTCGTTGGTAAATGAAATATCAGAACCCTACCTTGAAAAGCTGATTAACACCGCCAAAGCCAACTATCCGCACTTAAAATCATTAGATAACCGTATAACCGTTGCACAAACGAATGTGAGCCGTTCCAAGCTCTCCTACCTCGATGCATTAACATTTTCATACGTTTATCAGCCCAATACTACCTTCAATTTAAATACATTGGCGCCTACAACTACCACTGGCGGCACAACGGGCACAGCAAATACCAACAACCAAACCAGCTTATTTAAGGGTACGCAATTTGGCTTGTTTTTTAACTTAGGCTCCTATCTGCAAAAGCCCTATGCGGTTAAGCAAGCCAAGCAGGAATTGGCCATTGCCAATAACGACATACAAGAATACCTGATAACCTTAAGTACCCAGGTAAAAAAACGCTACTATCAATATATACAACGGGTGGCTGCATTGAAGCTGCAGTCGCAGGCATCTATTGATGCCGAGAATGTAATGAAGGACGTTAAATACAAATTTGAGAAAGGCGAAGAAACACTTGATACTTACAACAAAGCCCGCCTTGCGCTTACGCAACAAAATCAAAGCAAAATTACTGCTGAAGCTGATCTGTTTATGGCAAAGGCCGACCTTGAGGAACTGCTGGGCGAAAAATTAGAAAATATTAAATAA
- a CDS encoding DegT/DnrJ/EryC1/StrS family aminotransferase — MIAYENLLELNKPFTARFKQQFNEFLNSGWYILGKSVSNFEQQFAEWNTSSYCVGLANGLDALTLALKAYNFEPGSEVIVPSNTYIATILAILNNNLTPVLVEPNIHTYNINPLLIEQAITPRTRAIMVVHLYGKCCDMDAIMAIKNKHQLILIEDCAQAHGATYKGKKAGTFGEFGAFSFYPTKNLGALGDAGAVTTNDENLGGIIKQLRNYGSDKKYYNERIGTNSRLDELQAAFLSVKLQALDDINAHKRKLAGLYLNQLKSDYILPVVEEGYKDVYHIFNIRHPQRDKLKAFLLQQGIGTEIHYPVPPHRQKALQPLMPEQNFIIADEIHATTLSLPCSYCHTEDQINAVIEKLNAF; from the coding sequence ATGATAGCGTATGAAAACCTGCTGGAACTGAACAAACCTTTTACAGCGCGTTTTAAGCAACAGTTTAATGAATTTTTAAACTCGGGCTGGTACATCTTAGGCAAATCGGTAAGCAATTTTGAACAGCAGTTTGCAGAATGGAATACATCCTCTTATTGTGTGGGCCTGGCTAATGGGCTGGATGCACTTACCCTGGCGCTTAAAGCTTACAATTTCGAGCCAGGCAGCGAGGTCATAGTGCCGTCAAATACTTATATAGCTACTATCCTCGCTATACTGAACAATAACCTTACACCGGTTTTGGTTGAGCCAAACATCCACACTTATAACATTAACCCGCTATTAATTGAGCAAGCTATTACGCCACGTACCCGGGCTATAATGGTAGTACACCTGTACGGAAAATGTTGTGATATGGACGCCATTATGGCTATCAAAAACAAGCACCAACTCATATTGATAGAAGATTGTGCACAGGCACACGGTGCCACTTATAAAGGCAAAAAAGCAGGCACTTTTGGCGAGTTTGGAGCATTCAGCTTTTATCCTACCAAAAACCTGGGCGCTTTGGGCGACGCCGGCGCGGTTACTACAAACGATGAAAACCTGGGCGGCATTATAAAACAGCTGCGCAATTACGGATCTGATAAGAAATATTACAACGAACGAATAGGCACTAATTCAAGGCTGGATGAATTGCAGGCAGCTTTCCTAAGCGTTAAGTTACAGGCGCTTGATGATATTAACGCACATAAACGCAAGCTTGCCGGACTATACCTTAACCAGCTAAAAAGTGACTACATTTTGCCGGTTGTTGAGGAAGGTTATAAGGATGTTTACCACATTTTCAACATAAGGCATCCGCAGCGCGATAAGCTGAAGGCCTTTTTGTTACAGCAAGGCATTGGTACCGAAATACATTATCCGGTACCGCCGCATAGGCAAAAAGCATTGCAGCCGTTAATGCCGGAACAGAACTTTATTATAGCGGACGAGATACATGCAACTACACTAAGCCTGCCCTGCTCCTACTGCCATACTGAGGATCAAATTAATGCTGTAATTGAAAAGCTCAATGCGTTTTAA
- a CDS encoding FdtA/QdtA family cupin domain-containing protein: MAYLINIPTFSDERGNLTVLDEAIPFPIKRLFYIYGVDNSARGGHRHHKTVQAAICIQGSCTIINHDGKTLEHIELDAPRKCLILETQDWHIMTNFSPDAILLVLASTSFDASDYIFDPYPETA, from the coding sequence ATGGCTTACCTGATTAATATCCCTACTTTTAGCGATGAGCGCGGCAACCTTACCGTGCTGGATGAAGCCATTCCGTTTCCCATAAAAAGGTTATTTTATATATACGGGGTAGATAACTCTGCCCGCGGTGGTCACAGGCATCATAAAACCGTACAGGCTGCTATTTGCATACAGGGCAGCTGCACCATTATAAACCATGATGGCAAAACGTTGGAGCATATTGAACTGGACGCACCTAGAAAGTGCCTGATTCTGGAAACACAGGACTGGCACATTATGACTAATTTTAGCCCCGATGCTATACTGCTGGTACTGGCCTCCACCTCGTTTGATGCAAGCGACTACATTTTCGACCCTTATCCTGAAACGGCATGA
- a CDS encoding beta-1,6-N-acetylglucosaminyltransferase, whose translation MKIAHLILTYTNPQLTERLIKAITHPQFDFYIHVDKKYSIEPYLYLQQYPNVYFIKDREDVRWAGYNTIKATFKCIREIVASGTQYEYINFMSGQDYPLKSAEDMLSFFEQNKGKQFIEYQSIDREWIEAQPRITKYHFTNFTFKGRHRIEWLVNLFTPKRKMPQNLDPYGKAMFWMLNPKRAMHVVNFVESNPQLERFFLFTWGSDEFVFQTILMNSPYKDELVNNDYRYIDWSAGGAHPKVLDMGDFLKATQTGDLFARKVNAEKSSELLDAFDKHIKLTPSTSTYGLPD comes from the coding sequence ATGAAAATAGCGCATTTAATACTTACCTATACCAACCCACAGTTAACAGAGAGGCTCATCAAAGCGATCACTCATCCGCAGTTTGATTTTTATATACATGTAGATAAAAAGTACAGTATTGAGCCGTATTTGTATTTGCAGCAATACCCTAATGTTTATTTTATAAAAGACCGCGAGGACGTGCGGTGGGCTGGCTACAATACTATTAAGGCAACCTTTAAGTGTATTAGAGAAATAGTGGCCTCTGGTACTCAATATGAGTATATTAACTTTATGAGCGGGCAAGACTATCCACTTAAATCTGCGGAGGACATGCTCAGTTTTTTTGAGCAAAACAAAGGCAAACAGTTTATTGAGTACCAAAGTATAGACCGGGAGTGGATTGAGGCACAGCCGCGCATCACCAAATACCATTTCACCAACTTTACTTTTAAAGGCCGGCACCGTATTGAGTGGCTGGTTAACCTTTTTACACCTAAACGTAAAATGCCGCAAAACTTAGACCCTTATGGCAAGGCTATGTTTTGGATGCTAAACCCGAAACGGGCTATGCATGTGGTGAATTTTGTGGAATCCAATCCCCAATTGGAGCGTTTTTTCCTCTTTACCTGGGGAAGTGACGAATTTGTTTTCCAAACTATTTTAATGAATTCGCCGTACAAAGACGAACTCGTCAATAACGACTACCGGTACATTGACTGGTCGGCCGGAGGGGCGCATCCCAAGGTGCTGGATATGGGCGATTTTTTAAAAGCGACCCAAACCGGTGATTTATTTGCGCGCAAAGTGAACGCAGAGAAAAGCAGCGAACTTTTAGATGCATTTGACAAGCACATTAAATTAACACCATCTACCAGCACCTATGGCTTACCTGATTAA
- a CDS encoding NUDIX domain-containing protein: MKKRPPHIAVAIDCIVFGFDGADLKLLLIQRGFNPEMHKWSLMGGYVEEDESADDASSRILHKLTGLQGVYLEQLHTFGAVNRDTNERTISITYFALIDIARYEKQLSPDYHAEWFPIKNVPKLIFDHDEMVNLAKKRLQYKAALHPIVFELLPEKFTLPQIQAMYDAIYEVNFDKRNFSRKLLSTGLLIKLNEKDKLNSKKGAFYYTLDKARYKENLYKIFSLIITPDHLQFF, from the coding sequence ATGAAAAAACGTCCGCCGCATATTGCTGTTGCTATTGATTGTATTGTTTTTGGTTTCGACGGAGCAGATTTAAAACTGTTGCTGATTCAACGAGGCTTTAACCCCGAAATGCACAAATGGAGCCTCATGGGTGGCTATGTAGAAGAAGATGAAAGTGCAGACGATGCATCCAGCCGTATTTTGCATAAACTTACCGGTTTGCAGGGCGTTTATTTGGAACAGTTGCACACCTTTGGCGCAGTAAACCGCGATACGAACGAGCGGACCATTAGTATCACTTACTTTGCATTGATTGACATTGCCCGGTATGAAAAGCAATTAAGTCCGGATTATCATGCTGAATGGTTCCCGATAAAAAATGTGCCGAAGCTGATTTTTGACCATGATGAAATGGTGAACCTGGCCAAAAAACGTTTGCAATATAAAGCCGCTCTGCATCCCATCGTATTTGAGCTGCTGCCCGAGAAATTTACCCTGCCGCAGATACAGGCCATGTACGATGCCATTTACGAGGTGAATTTTGACAAACGTAATTTTAGCCGCAAGCTACTTTCAACCGGCTTGCTCATTAAGCTAAATGAAAAAGATAAGCTGAACTCAAAAAAAGGAGCTTTTTATTACACGCTGGATAAAGCACGATACAAGGAAAATCTATATAAAATTTTTAGCCTCATTATTACACCCGATCACCTTCAATTTTTCTGA
- a CDS encoding ribulokinase has translation MTDRPQYVIGVDYGSDSVRSVIVNAADGKELATSVFYYPRWQKQLYCNAAKNQFRQHPLDYIEGLEQTIKNCIAKAGPEVAAQVKAIAVDTTGSTPVAVNKQGVPLALLPEFEQEPNAMFVLWKDHTSVQEAAEINAHATKFDTNYLQYVGGIYSSEWFWAKLLHVLRVDERVREATYSWVEHCDWIPFLLTGGTEADKIMRGRCSAGHKALWAEEFGGLPPDEFFSSLDPLLKGFTERLYKDTYTSDVSAGNLSAEWAGRLGLSTEVVIGVGAFDAHMGAVGGQIEPYHLSKVMGTSTCDILVAPNRDMEGKLVKGICGQVDGSVIPGMAGLEAGQSAFGDTYAWFKNLVAWPLESLLSNSTVIDTQTAEALKEEMIGKIIPELSKQAAALPLDEKAELAIDWFNGRRTPDANQLLKGTITGLGLGSDAPRVFRALAEATCFGARNIVERFRSESVPVEGIIGIGGVAKKSPYIMQMMADVLQMPIRIHQFEHTCALGAAMFAATVAGIYPKVEEAMAAMGGGFDVEYQPEAANTEFYDKRYQQYLALGAFTEKLV, from the coding sequence ATGACTGATAGACCTCAATATGTAATCGGTGTTGATTACGGTTCTGACTCTGTACGCTCGGTAATCGTAAACGCTGCCGACGGCAAAGAACTAGCCACCTCTGTATTTTACTACCCGCGCTGGCAAAAGCAGCTGTATTGTAACGCTGCAAAAAACCAGTTTCGCCAGCATCCGCTCGATTATATAGAAGGGCTGGAACAAACCATTAAAAATTGTATTGCTAAAGCCGGCCCCGAAGTGGCTGCCCAGGTAAAAGCTATCGCTGTTGATACCACAGGTTCAACTCCTGTAGCAGTAAACAAACAAGGTGTTCCCCTAGCACTATTGCCGGAGTTTGAGCAAGAGCCAAACGCCATGTTTGTGCTTTGGAAAGACCATACCTCGGTACAGGAAGCGGCCGAAATTAATGCACATGCCACAAAGTTTGATACGAATTACCTGCAGTATGTTGGTGGTATTTATTCATCGGAGTGGTTTTGGGCTAAGTTGCTGCATGTTTTGCGGGTTGATGAACGTGTGCGCGAAGCTACCTATTCATGGGTTGAACATTGCGACTGGATACCTTTTCTGTTAACCGGTGGAACGGAAGCTGATAAGATAATGCGAGGCCGCTGTTCAGCCGGGCATAAAGCTTTATGGGCCGAGGAGTTTGGTGGTTTGCCACCCGATGAATTCTTTTCATCGCTCGATCCGCTATTGAAAGGATTTACCGAACGTCTGTATAAAGACACTTATACGTCTGATGTATCTGCAGGCAATCTAAGTGCTGAGTGGGCTGGTCGCTTAGGCCTTTCCACTGAAGTAGTTATAGGCGTAGGTGCTTTTGATGCACATATGGGTGCTGTAGGCGGGCAAATTGAGCCTTATCACCTGAGCAAGGTAATGGGTACATCAACCTGCGACATTTTGGTGGCTCCTAACCGCGATATGGAAGGCAAATTGGTTAAGGGCATTTGCGGACAGGTTGACGGTTCGGTTATACCAGGCATGGCTGGTTTGGAAGCTGGTCAGTCGGCTTTTGGCGATACTTATGCCTGGTTTAAAAATCTGGTGGCGTGGCCGCTCGAAAGTCTTTTGAGCAATTCCACTGTGATTGATACGCAAACTGCCGAAGCCTTAAAAGAGGAAATGATAGGCAAAATTATACCTGAACTTAGCAAACAAGCCGCAGCCCTACCGCTCGATGAAAAAGCCGAACTGGCCATCGATTGGTTTAATGGCCGCCGTACGCCCGACGCTAACCAGTTGCTCAAGGGAACTATAACCGGTTTGGGCTTGGGCAGCGATGCTCCGCGTGTGTTCCGCGCACTGGCTGAAGCGACCTGCTTTGGCGCACGTAATATTGTAGAACGTTTCAGAAGTGAAAGCGTGCCGGTTGAAGGTATTATTGGCATAGGCGGTGTGGCAAAAAAATCGCCTTATATTATGCAAATGATGGCCGATGTATTACAGATGCCGATCCGCATACACCAGTTTGAGCATACCTGTGCTTTAGGCGCAGCCATGTTTGCTGCTACCGTAGCCGGTATATACCCTAAGGTTGAAGAAGCTATGGCCGCCATGGGCGGAGGCTTTGACGTGGAATACCAACCAGAAGCTGCTAATACAGAATTTTACGACAAACGTTACCAGCAATATTTAGCTTTAGGAGCGTTTACTGAAAAGTTAGTTTAA
- a CDS encoding L-ribulose-5-phosphate 4-epimerase, whose protein sequence is MSYQHIQQAAYEANMELPKLGLVIFTFGNVSAADHSQGVFAIKPSGVPYEDLTPDKMVIVDFDGNTVQGTLRPSSDTKTHAVLYKNWPEIGGVCHTHSTYGTAWAQSQRDIPIFGTTHADYNTVDIPCAPPMIDEYIKGDYEYQTGYQIMDVFREKGLDYKEVEMVLVGNHAPFSWGKTAAKAVHNSAVLEAIAKMALLTEQINPQAPRLKDALIRKHYERKHGPDSYYGQS, encoded by the coding sequence ATGAGTTATCAACACATACAACAAGCCGCTTACGAAGCTAATATGGAGCTGCCCAAACTGGGCTTGGTGATCTTTACTTTTGGCAACGTTAGCGCAGCCGACCACAGCCAGGGCGTGTTTGCGATTAAACCAAGTGGTGTGCCTTATGAGGACCTTACACCCGATAAAATGGTAATTGTTGACTTTGACGGCAATACCGTTCAGGGCACGTTAAGGCCATCGTCAGATACCAAAACACATGCGGTATTGTACAAAAACTGGCCTGAGATTGGCGGCGTATGTCATACGCACTCTACTTACGGTACGGCTTGGGCGCAATCGCAACGCGATATTCCAATTTTTGGAACTACCCATGCCGATTATAATACGGTAGATATCCCTTGCGCGCCGCCTATGATAGACGAGTACATTAAAGGCGATTACGAATACCAAACCGGTTACCAGATCATGGATGTATTTCGTGAAAAAGGGCTGGATTATAAAGAAGTGGAGATGGTGCTAGTAGGTAACCATGCACCCTTCAGCTGGGGTAAAACGGCCGCTAAAGCGGTACATAACAGCGCAGTTTTGGAGGCTATAGCCAAAATGGCGTTGCTAACCGAGCAAATAAATCCGCAGGCACCACGTTTAAAAGATGCTCTTATCCGCAAGCATTACGAGCGCAAGCATGGGCCGGATTCGTATTATGGACAAAGTTGA
- the araA gene encoding L-arabinose isomerase, translating to MINLKELEVWFVTGSQDLYGEDTLKQVAEHSQEIARGLDATPQVPVKVVFKPTVKSSEEIYNLIQEANVTTNCIGLITWMHTFSPAKMWIRGLSILKKPVLHLHTQYNSQIPWSSIDMDFMNLNQSAHGDREFGFMMSRMRLRRKVVVGHWQEQEVAEQIAVWARAAAGWHDWQGAKFARFGDNMRYVAVTDGDKVEAELQFGFSVNTYGIGDLVQVINALDYSLIDQQIAEYHDLYDVAPELQKGGNQYQSLVEAAKIEVGLRTFLKQGGFKGFSDTFEDLHGMVQLPGIGAQRLMAEGYGFAGEGDWKTAALVRAMKVMGAGLPGGNAFMEDYTYHFDGNNSMVLGSHMLEVDPAIATGKPKVEVHPLGIGGKADPVRLVFNVAGGAALNASIVDMGNRFRMIVNEVEAVEPEHDLPKLPVARVLWKPYPDMKAGCAAWIYAGGAHHTCYSQNLTDEHLHAFAEMAGIEYLLIGKETKLREFQKEIAWNDAYYKMIK from the coding sequence ATGATAAACTTAAAAGAATTAGAAGTATGGTTTGTTACCGGTAGCCAGGATTTGTATGGCGAGGATACGCTAAAGCAGGTTGCCGAACATTCGCAAGAAATTGCCCGTGGTTTGGACGCTACGCCACAAGTGCCGGTTAAAGTGGTGTTTAAACCCACTGTAAAATCATCAGAAGAGATTTACAACCTGATACAGGAAGCTAACGTAACCACTAACTGTATTGGTTTAATTACCTGGATGCATACGTTTTCGCCCGCTAAAATGTGGATTCGTGGATTGAGCATCCTCAAAAAGCCGGTATTGCACTTGCATACTCAATACAATAGTCAAATTCCATGGTCGAGCATTGATATGGATTTTATGAACCTGAACCAGAGTGCCCACGGCGACCGCGAGTTTGGTTTCATGATGTCGCGTATGCGTTTGCGCCGCAAGGTGGTTGTAGGCCATTGGCAAGAGCAGGAAGTAGCCGAGCAGATTGCTGTTTGGGCACGTGCTGCAGCTGGCTGGCATGATTGGCAAGGTGCTAAATTTGCCCGCTTTGGCGATAATATGCGCTACGTAGCCGTTACCGACGGCGATAAAGTAGAGGCCGAATTACAATTTGGCTTCTCAGTAAATACTTATGGTATCGGCGATCTGGTGCAGGTTATCAACGCACTGGACTACTCGCTGATTGATCAGCAGATTGCTGAGTACCATGACCTGTACGACGTAGCGCCTGAATTGCAAAAAGGCGGCAATCAATACCAAAGTTTAGTGGAGGCTGCTAAAATTGAAGTAGGCTTGCGTACGTTTTTAAAACAAGGTGGCTTTAAAGGTTTCAGTGATACTTTCGAAGATTTGCACGGCATGGTACAGCTACCCGGTATCGGTGCGCAGCGCCTGATGGCAGAAGGCTACGGTTTTGCCGGTGAAGGTGACTGGAAAACTGCGGCCCTGGTACGCGCTATGAAAGTAATGGGTGCTGGTTTGCCAGGTGGTAACGCCTTTATGGAAGATTATACCTACCATTTTGACGGCAACAATTCTATGGTATTAGGCTCGCACATGCTGGAGGTTGACCCTGCTATTGCTACAGGTAAACCCAAAGTCGAAGTACACCCCTTAGGTATTGGCGGCAAGGCCGACCCTGTGCGTTTAGTATTTAACGTGGCCGGTGGTGCTGCGTTGAATGCTTCTATTGTAGATATGGGTAACCGTTTCCGCATGATAGTGAACGAAGTTGAAGCTGTTGAGCCTGAGCATGACCTGCCTAAACTGCCGGTAGCCCGTGTATTGTGGAAACCATACCCGGATATGAAAGCTGGTTGTGCAGCCTGGATATATGCCGGTGGTGCACACCATACCTGCTACAGCCAAAATTTAACTGATGAGCACCTGCACGCCTTTGCCGAAATGGCGGGCATTGAGTACTTGCTCATTGGTAAAGAAACCAAACTGCGCGAGTTCCAAAAAGAAATTGCCTGGAATGATGCTTATTACAAAATGATTAAATAA
- a CDS encoding alpha/beta hydrolase: MKRALLTCLLVSFFSYCFAQGIVGDWYGTLKVGDTGIPLVFHIVRAGKTYTSTMDSPNQGAKGLQTGSTTFLNNQLVIDAAQYGIKYTGAYLADSSKINGTFSQGGMQLPLVLANKQQAAVTALPARMQDPKDFPYKQEQVAFESPKAGAKLAGTLTLPADGKVSKVVVLISGSGPQNRNEEITQYNHRPFLVWSDWLTRQGIAVLRYDDRGVAESTGNFQTATSADFADDAEAAVTYLQSRPDMAGVKIGLVGHSEGGLIAPMVASRNEAVKFIVLLAGPGVPITELMAQQTADLTRQAGASEKMAKMNAATNERLYNAVKNNPNLPKKELEVKLAAVLNEEWKKYPSNALGKAKLQDIIDASIKTVTTPWFRYFLGMDPIQYLKKVKCPVLALNGTLDMQVNSEANLASIRSSLQKAGNTHHQEVPMPQMNHFFQKVKTGSTDEYGKTEETVNPLVLQKVSDWIKATR, translated from the coding sequence ATGAAAAGAGCGCTTCTTACTTGCTTACTGGTTTCATTTTTTAGTTATTGCTTTGCCCAGGGTATAGTTGGAGATTGGTACGGAACTTTGAAAGTTGGTGATACAGGAATTCCGTTGGTATTTCATATTGTAAGAGCTGGCAAAACTTATACGAGTACAATGGACAGTCCTAACCAGGGAGCAAAGGGGCTGCAAACAGGTAGCACCACGTTTTTGAATAATCAACTTGTTATTGATGCGGCGCAATATGGTATTAAGTATACAGGCGCTTACCTGGCCGATAGCAGTAAAATAAACGGCACCTTTAGCCAGGGGGGCATGCAACTTCCGCTTGTTTTAGCAAATAAGCAACAGGCTGCGGTAACTGCGCTTCCTGCACGTATGCAAGACCCTAAAGATTTTCCTTACAAACAAGAGCAGGTTGCTTTCGAGAGCCCTAAGGCCGGTGCTAAACTGGCTGGTACCTTAACCCTGCCCGCTGATGGTAAAGTATCGAAAGTTGTAGTGCTGATTAGCGGGTCGGGCCCGCAAAACCGCAATGAAGAAATAACACAATATAACCATCGGCCGTTTCTGGTTTGGAGCGACTGGCTCACCCGCCAGGGCATAGCCGTGTTGCGGTATGATGACCGCGGCGTTGCCGAATCTACAGGTAATTTCCAAACTGCTACCAGTGCCGATTTTGCCGATGATGCTGAGGCAGCCGTTACCTACCTGCAATCAAGACCGGATATGGCGGGCGTAAAAATTGGTTTGGTAGGGCATAGTGAGGGTGGTTTAATTGCCCCTATGGTTGCAAGCCGTAATGAGGCAGTCAAGTTTATAGTATTGCTTGCCGGTCCGGGTGTTCCTATTACCGAGTTAATGGCTCAGCAAACGGCAGACCTTACCCGCCAGGCCGGAGCTTCCGAAAAAATGGCAAAGATGAATGCAGCTACTAACGAGAGGTTATATAATGCGGTTAAGAATAATCCAAATTTGCCAAAGAAGGAACTGGAAGTAAAACTTGCTGCTGTTTTAAATGAGGAATGGAAAAAGTATCCGTCAAACGCCTTAGGTAAAGCAAAATTACAGGATATTATTGATGCCAGTATTAAGACGGTAACTACGCCTTGGTTCAGGTACTTTTTGGGTATGGATCCCATTCAATATTTAAAAAAAGTAAAGTGCCCGGTGTTAGCCCTTAACGGTACGCTGGATATGCAGGTAAACAGTGAGGCCAACTTGGCGAGTATTCGCAGCAGTTTGCAAAAAGCAGGCAACACTCATCATCAGGAAGTACCCATGCCGCAAATGAATCATTTTTTTCAGAAAGTAAAGACAGGCTCTACCGACGAGTATGGAAAAACAGAAGAAACAGTAAACCCACTTGTGTTACAAAAAGTGTCTGATTGGATAAAAGCAACGCGGTAA
- a CDS encoding head GIN domain-containing protein — translation MKLIAKTMIIAALTAGAGQTFAKPAPVSKIYLIETQDRHLSGFSAVSVAGSFDVYIMQGGSESVKVEADDDVINNIITEVKGGVLKIYTKNQGFNWNWGDKKRVVHVTAKNLNAISLSGSGDVFFKDGIRAQSLALSLSGSGDITGKVEVTNLTSSIVGSGDITVIGRAETSTSKVSGSGDFTAKGLLTTNSIVKVLGSGDAVVNASQKVDAAVTGSGDIRYTGGAKQISTSKTGSGDISRY, via the coding sequence ATGAAACTAATAGCCAAAACTATGATAATTGCTGCACTTACTGCAGGTGCGGGTCAAACTTTTGCCAAGCCAGCACCGGTAAGCAAGATATACCTTATAGAAACACAGGATCGTCATTTGTCGGGCTTTTCAGCTGTAAGTGTGGCCGGTTCGTTTGATGTTTATATTATGCAGGGTGGCAGCGAGTCGGTTAAAGTGGAGGCTGATGACGACGTAATAAATAATATCATCACCGAAGTAAAAGGCGGGGTATTGAAAATCTATACCAAAAACCAGGGCTTTAACTGGAACTGGGGCGATAAAAAGCGTGTAGTACACGTTACAGCTAAAAATCTGAACGCCATCAGTCTTTCGGGTTCTGGTGATGTGTTTTTTAAGGACGGTATTCGGGCCCAGTCATTAGCTTTAAGTTTAAGCGGTTCGGGCGATATTACGGGTAAAGTAGAGGTAACAAACCTAACCAGCAGTATAGTGGGCTCGGGCGATATTACGGTTATTGGTCGTGCCGAAACTTCCACCTCAAAAGTTTCAGGCTCGGGTGATTTTACAGCTAAAGGCTTGCTTACTACCAATTCTATTGTAAAGGTACTAGGCTCGGGCGATGCAGTTGTTAACGCCAGTCAAAAAGTAGATGCCGCAGTAACCGGCAGCGGCGACATCCGTTACACCGGCGGTGCTAAGCAAATCTCAACATCTAAAACCGGTAGCGGCGATATCAGCAGATATTAA